AAGCGTTGCAACAGATCGGAAGCCAATCGAATCCATACGGGCGGTCTAACTCCGAACGCCTGGCTTGGGCGGAGGGCCTCGAAGTGCCGACGGCCGAATCGAATCCGAGCTTTGAATATCTTCTCTGGGTCGGCTGCGCCGCGTCATTCGATCCGCGCGCGCAAAAGGTCGCGCGTGCGACAGCACAGTTGCTCAAGGAGGCAGGAGTGAACTTCGTGGTGCTCGGCAAAGAGGAGACTTGCACCGGCGATCCCGCGCGCCGAATCGGTGATGAGTTCCTTTTCCAACAGCGCGCACGCACCAATGTCGAGACGCTTACCCGCCGCAAAGTGAAGAAGATCGTCACGCCGTGCCCACATTGTTACAACACGCTCAAGAATGAATACCCGCAGTTCGGTGGGCAGTACGAGGTGCAACATCACTCGACGCTGCTCGCAGACCTGGTCGGGGCAGGACGGTTGAGCAACAGCAGCAGTAACGGCGAGCCGATCACTTTGCACGACCCGTGTTACCTGGCGCGCGTCAACGGGGAAGTGGATGCGACACGAGCGGTCATCGGCGCTGCTGACGACGCGCAGTATCGCGAAATGCCTCGCTGTGGGAAAAAGACTTTCTGCTGCGGTGCGGGCGGAGGTCGAATGTGGTTTGAGGAGGCACCGTCGCAGCGCGTCTCCCATTTGCGGTCGCAGGAAGCGCTTGCGACCGGCGCGCGCACCGTGGCCACGGCCTGCCCGTTTTGTTTGAACATGATGACCGACGGCATGGCGGGCACGCAAGGAGGAGAAAATGTGAAGGTGCTCGACATCGCCGAGTTGCTCCTCAGCCGTCGGACATCCAGTACTCCAGGACTACCCTAAGGCGTCGAAGCCCCGCCAAATCGGAGGGCGACAGTCGCGGATTTAGCGATACGAGAAACAAGTCCAAAGATATGAATGCATCGTGTATCTCATCTAACGCACATACTAGTAAGTTCCAATGATCACGACAGCGGCTGGTGACCAGTTGGAGAACGCACCATTCATCGAATTCGCGGACGGGCCGCCGAAAGGCGTAATTACCCGCCACGGTAAGAACAAAGCTTGCGTCAGTGTCCGTCTGCCCCACTCGACACGGCCAATTGCTAAAGCTCGTTGGCGCTGCATTCGTTCAAACAGGCAGAGAAGTTGCGAGACGGAACGCTAAGCTACAACATACCGAAGCAAGCCCCACTCCGGTGGCAACATTGGGAGAACATCTCGCCGACTTCGACGAAATGCGGGCAGGCATGCGCATGAGGGCGGTTGGTATCGTCTTCAGAGAAGCCGATCCACCTTTTGGCAACGCTAAACGACGGCCGGGTCAACGACTCCGGCTACAAATCACCGATTACGGATCAGGAAGAACAAGCGCTACGGGCGGGGACCGGCGTCGCCCCGAAAACCAATGGTAAGTCTGCGCTCCGGTTGGTTCCCTTACGGCCCGAAATTGACAGTCACAGTGTTAGAGCAGGTCTGGGTTCCAGCGTCACAAACCTTGTACATGAAGCTAGCCTGGCCGGTTGTGCCGGTGGAGTCGTCATACAAACCATCGTTCGGCGTTGTCGCGATCACAACTCCATTGCGGTTGACGTCGATGTTGGCCGAGGTCGCTCCTCTCCATTTGAGACGCGATGTATTTATTCCCCCCACCTTTTTTCCCTGGCCTCTGAGCGTGATCGGGCCAGGCGTCGCCGTAGGAGTGGGAGTTGCCGTCGGCGTCGGAGTTGGAGTTGGTGTGGCGCTGGTTACAGCGGCCAGGATATCGACCCGGCCCCAGCCATAAACGTTGTTTGGCGGTCCGGCACTGCCACACTGGGTGGACGCGATATGAACAGCTGCGTTATTTAAGGCTGCCCGGCTCGGGTCGATCTGGTTCTGCAAGCTCGGCATGGCGGACCAGAGCAGCGCCATGGCGCCGGCGATATGCGGAGTAGCCATGGAGGTGCCGCTGGCAAACGTATAGGCATTATCGGATGTGTTAGAGGCCGAACGCGTGTTAGTGCCTGGAGCGCTGATATCCGGTTTTATCCGGCCGCTTCCATCGGCAGTAACCGGACCGCGGCTGCTAAAGGAAGCAATCGTGTCGGTGCCGGTGTTCAGTGCCCCGGCCGTGTAGGAAGTCGCATACAGCGATGGTGGATCTGTCACAGTGGAACAACTCGATCCGGAGTTACCCGCCGCGACTACCATCATAATGCCAGCAGCAGCTTGAGCGTCAACGGCAGCTTGCAATGTGTTAGGCGAACAGCCTTCCGACGTGGGGCAACCCCAGGAGTTAATGGTAATATCGGGTGCCTTGGTCGGGTCGCCTTGCCCACCGCCTATCGGGTAAGGCGCGAGGAACCATTCCATACACTCGATATATCTGGCCGGTGTGCCGGTACCCTGGTCCATGTTACGGCAACCAATCCACTTTGCGCCAGGCGCCATTCCGATCTGGTTGCCAGCTCCGTCATCACCGATCGCTGTGCCGGTGGTGTGCGTTCCGTGGAAATAATCATCGCAAGGAAACGGCGAATCATTACCGCACGGGTTACCGACGCTGTCGTGGATGGAGTCATGCCAGTTATAATTGTGATCAGCCACCGTTCCATTCCAGCCGCGGTAGTGAGGTTTAAGCGCATTATGCGTCCAGCGCTGACCAGTGTCCGCGCTCGCCACTACAATATTCTGCCCGTTGAATCCGAGCGCCCAGACCTGAGGCGCGTGTGTATAATTGATTCCCGGCTCGATGGTCGCCGGAGCCCCAGGTTGCGAGGACGCATCAGCCGCGGGACCCGGTTGAGGAAACGAATTTTGAATGCTGGGATTGCCC
This region of Pirellulales bacterium genomic DNA includes:
- a CDS encoding S8 family serine peptidase — encoded protein: MEHTANGQQAEFLVVLADQADLGGAAALPTKNEKSRYVYDVLRNKSQATQGPILQWLSERGLDHQTFYIVNAILVKGCREIAEAVAARQDVARVEGNPSIQNSFPQPGPAADASSQPGAPATIEPGINYTHAPQVWALGFNGQNIVVASADTGQRWTHNALKPHYRGWNGTVADHNYNWHDSIHDSVGNPCGNDSPFPCDDYFHGTHTTGTAIGDDGAGNQIGMAPGAKWIGCRNMDQGTGTPARYIECMEWFLAPYPIGGGQGDPTKAPDITINSWGCPTSEGCSPNTLQAAVDAQAAAGIMMVVAAGNSGSSCSTVTDPPSLYATSYTAGALNTGTDTIASFSSRGPVTADGSGRIKPDISAPGTNTRSASNTSDNAYTFASGTSMATPHIAGAMALLWSAMPSLQNQIDPSRAALNNAAVHIASTQCGSAGPPNNVYGWGRVDILAAVTSATPTPTPTPTATPTPTATPGPITLRGQGKKVGGINTSRLKWRGATSANIDVNRNGVVIATTPNDGLYDDSTGTTGQASFMYKVCDAGTQTCSNTVTVNFGP